TAAAATGTGAGGGAGGTACTaccaacataggcctactgtaatgcCACTCTTTGATCCACATTCAGCAACATTTCAAAGACCAGCATTAAATTAACTTTATACAGAAttagactatgaaaatgtggagCAGAGTAAAAACGCTACTATTTAATCAATAGTAATCAACACTATTAATCAATCAACCCTTAAAACTAAACTACCAAACCAGTATCACGCTTTGCAACAACTATTACATGTGAACCAGTCTTCATATTTTGTTATCTTTCCATTGGCAGTCAGGCCTACTTCTTTTCTTCAAAAATACCTTTGGCATATATGGACTGGCCGTCCTGCCATCAGCGGCGCCTGTCATGGCCGTCCTGCTCTATCTAAGTAATAGGGGCCTacgccccgagaggccgtaggttaggctacactgattctacaacagctaaggggcgttgttaggcatgACGTGCTAGTggagtgcctaaaaccccccttagctgttgtagaatcagtgtaacctacggactcgagtgacttattgcttttctaaaactgttgctataaatacctggcaaagtttcataaagtaaaggctaagcaacgagaaatgtaatgatttatttataaatagtcattcttccaccaagaaatatatttcctctatctgaatggttgccaagcaacgtcgagacgcagctGCTCTAATGTATCAAGTCAAAGAGTATACTCTTtgatcaagttatggtagcgcagtaatatagaactgaatgcggtcaaggtgtatgtttgtgctggattttacaacagcATCGAACATGATTCAggcaatcacaatcaaggaccggaactatcagttttagaagtTCCCTTAAGATTTCATCTATTGCTCGCAGGATTTTATCTGACACTGTCATCATGCTGGCTCTAGTAGCAGGATTGCTGTCCACCATTTTGGACACTGCTCTCCTGTAAGGATTCCCAGATAGGATACTTTGGATATTGCTGGGCGTGACGGTGTGAGTTAGTAGTCTCTCCCCGATGCACAGCTCAGCGATGACCTTGCCCATCGCCCAGACGTCTGAACGCTGGTCCCGCACAGCGTGCTGCTGCAGGATTTCAGGAGCGGAGTAAGCCAAATTGCCTAAGTTACGGGCAGATGATATTCCATCCCTGAAGAATTTAGCCAGTCCTAGATCTATGATGATGGCGCGGTGTGTTTCATGTTCCACCTGTAACACAATAGCAGAAGGAAGAAGCATAAGAACAGCACTCTGTAATCACTTTGTGTAGTGGTAGGGTCAGCTACGAGCTGGGACTAGAACATACTTTAGGTAGATGAGGAAGCTATTTAAGCAGGTCACAATGCAAAAAGAAAGCTTTGAACATGATTCCATGACTTCATAATGTGGAGCAAACATCTCAATTAAGAGAGTTTGATTCAAGCGTTCTTTTCCGAATTGCTCTTACCATAATGTTGTCAGGTTTAATGTCCTGGTGCACAATGTCTTTACTGTGAAGATAAGTCAGCCCTGCACACATGCCACTGATAATGCTTGCTTGAACAAAACGGTTCAACTGTAGGACACATTTGAATGGAAAAAGATCATAATTTACAAGAACATGTACTACCAGATCCAGTAGGCAATAGCAAATCAACATcactcacacaatcactcaTACAAACCTTTATTTTAGACTTGTGAGGGTAGAAGATTGTTGTCTCCAGCTCTTCCCCTGAGATAAACTCCAGAGGAATGTTCCATTTCAAATCCTTTACCCAGGGGTCACCCAGAAGCCTCACCACATTTGCATGCTTTGCTTTGCTGCAATTTTACAGTGGTATATGTCAAAACAAGTATAATTATCTAATCGAATGATCTTTCTAGTCTAATTATGTCATTGCCTATTTATAAACATTATCCTAAACCACAGTATCCATTTCAAATGGATGGAAGTATTGTCAATTGGTCTGCGAAGATGTCTCAGAACAGACATAGACACTATTAATACTCATTcactcattgtcaacatacaGACTACCAACCTCCACCTCACAATGAACTCCTGCCCTCACATGCAACTCACCGATACACTTTGTACTCTCTCACTAGGTCAGTCTCGCTGATGCAGTCCACTGGAACCCTCTTAACGCAAGCCCATTGGTCCCCATACTTTACCTTGTAGACCTTCCCAAAGCAGCCTTGGGCCAGAGTGCTGGTATCTTGCTGTGCCATCTGAAGATCACAACAGAATTAAATAAAAGTAAGTAAGTGGATGAAGTGAACTACAGTAAATGGGCTCAGCCATACAAGGCAAAATCCTGAACAGGGTTTTACGCAAAGATTGATTCAGAGAAACAGTTCAAAAACATCATCATTAGTCACTGCAGATAGTCTTAGAACTATTCTGACATACTGTAAAAGGAAGAAGATCTTCGCTATTCTGAAGAGATAGACCTTTGCTACTTTACATATTCTGAAGAGGAAAAGATGAATAGCACAAAAGCAACAATTACAACATACAACAGTTCAATGACAAAAATAGCATGCTGTTTACACGGGATGCTACGTTTTAACATgttgaatgaaaatgaaaattaaatGTACACTAAAACAtaaattatgatttttttttgtcaggatATAGGCAGTCAAATGACAGGAACACTTACGAAAATAGTTCACGAATGATAGGACCACTTACGAAAATTACGAAAATAGTTCCTGTTACAAAAAAATTGAGATTGCAAACCTT
This window of the Alosa alosa isolate M-15738 ecotype Scorff River chromosome 7, AALO_Geno_1.1, whole genome shotgun sequence genome carries:
- the LOC125298392 gene encoding mitogen-activated protein kinase HOG1-like; its protein translation is MAKAKMAQQDTSTLAQGCFGKVYKVKYGDQWACVKRVPVDCISETDLVREYKVYRKAKHANVVRLLGDPWVKDLKWNIPLEFISGEELETTIFYPHKSKIKLNRFVQASIISGMCAGLTYLHSKDIVHQDIKPDNIMVEHETHRAIIIDLGLAKFFRDGISSARNLGNLAYSAPEILQQHAVRDQRSDVWAMGKVIAELCIGERLLTHTVTPSNIQSILSGNPYRRAVSKMVDSNPATRASMMTVSDKILRAIDEILRELLKLIVPVLDCDCLNHVRCCCKIQHKHTP